Below is a genomic region from Henckelia pumila isolate YLH828 chromosome 3, ASM3356847v2, whole genome shotgun sequence.
aatcacatcatgtactctggccagagattcgtcacactaatatctcctcagatcgcataggatatccacactcgcaagtatgtggtgaatccttgacaacaaagcatcgactcctatatgtgttgtaactgtacccaatcccgacacctgatgaccccaatagagtcggtaaacgagtcaaagcacagtactagcatatagagtctcaatgatgtttcaagtagtaagaactaatggtgtacaaccaaaaccgcggactatatccactcgataagtgataaccacttggaaagtccggatagggtagttcgatcattcatcatatgaatatccatttgcatgcttcgaacatctctatgttccttaccaatgaaacgtggtactctgcatcgcaaatgctagtctcaaactcgagcgatccttatccttattatcggacggctcaatcgactaggaacagtttagaatatacagtgactataagatgtgtttcatgatagacatctccatgttctaccacatattacatacactatagtatattcaaggtctttatcaaaacaacaatagtatatcacaatataacaatatgaagaaagataaagtcattgtcattaataaaagtgtaaattatattaaacaaaagattgtttatacaaagagtcatcaaagcccttagccacaagttggctcaccgggcacccactctttcactgaCGACGGACGTAGTTATAGCTTtagcttcctaaaaatatttaatagtatGATATAggttagttaaggcttttagagcataaatAATGAttcatgagtattttgcattgtagagctgatgatagacttggaacctagagcgggacttCTAGGACTGTCTTTAGTAAGgcacgtaagtactgaccgagataaccggcatgatatattatatatgtgttgtatgagtatgtgctatgtattttaccatgttttactgctttatcacatgcatgtttttatacaTACTGAACTGCATCTCATGAGAGGGGAGtcttgacagtttccatatgcgACTGGTATCTCCTTatggattcgggtcaggttttggggaggctcagcccctggttgTTCTATCACTGGGAGCGACCGTGATGGTGGAGTGGACGCTACAATGAttggggaatatacgagtaccctgcGGATTAGCTATCTGGGACGATACTGTGTATTCATTGGCACCTCTAAGCAGACTGTTTTATCCAgggttttaaagtcatttgtatctgcatatattttatatatcattgcttccgtactGAGCGTAGTCGCTTACGTCAAGTGTTTTCTATATGtctggacacctcattcgacggggcaggtgttgGTGCAGGTGCAGGTATTGCGCCCAGTGACTTGGAGTAGTCGGTGACCAGGGAGGACAACAGGATTAGTTGTAGGTTCTATTGTTGTCcagatttattcgattgggttgtatatcgaatttatttttaaccggttgtattctgtcggtcagCATTTATTTAAGCTTTTCACAGTATAATGATGATCtgtgttaattgcatgcttaatttttctctaattctttgattagtagtggatccgggttgggtcgctagcTACAGTTGTAACTTACACATGTAGTGAGGTTAATTTTGAACTTTTAATGGTTTCTTGCTTGGAAAAGGCGGAGTATGGTAGAATACTCTTAATAGGAGACCACCTATGTAAGTATTAGGATGGGCCGCCTCATTGAAACACTTATGAAGCCAAAATGTGTTCCATGGCCAAAACGAACACAACCATAAAACCAATAGAAATGAAGAAAATTCATTGTGTAGGTACTATTGTTTGGGTTTACACAAACCGCCAagaagttcaagacatcatgtTCATTTTGTGGCCTAGTAAATCCTATAGTATTCGACTATGGAAGGTTCAAATCCACAAGCTACCTCTCCTGATGCATTGAATTTTCGTGTGAACTCTCTTTGACATCATGTACATTCATGCATTAATTTCATGTgggggatttttgaaaatttgattgTGCATAATGAACTGAAATTAAGCAATGAGAAGCTCGGAAAAGGAAAAAATGGTGAGAAGCTCGGAAAatggaaaaggaaaaaaatagaaaattgaGGTCCAGGGGCACTGAAAATTGCGCTCTTGCACTGGTAATGCTGCTTGGGCGTTTGCCTAGGCAAGCAGAGGTGGCGCAGGGGCGCAATATATTGCCCCTGCACTGGAGCTTCTGCCTTGGAATTTTCCAAGGCTCTTGGAGTGGCGCAAGGGCACAATATATTGCGCCCCCTGCACCGGTGCTTCTTATTCATGAAAAGTTGCATGTCTTTTTTCAAGTTTTCTAATGGTTTTGACATTTTTTTGGTGATATTTTTCAGTTATTTGGACCAAAAGACACACCACATGATTGAAAATTTTTGTCTTTACACCAAAACAACATAAATATGAGAATCAAAcatcattttaataattttttaataagattctcagatttttaATTCATTCCtgaacacatttttttttcttcttcttctttctacAAAAGAGAGTTTATAAAACATTTTTGGTTGAGAAACTTGTGATATATAGTGCTATAATCACAAGTAGAAGTTGTTGtatcttgggagaagattttcAAACATCGTAAGCACCAAGAGCGGGGAAAAATCTTCTTAAGAAAATCGTGTTCAACACGAGCCTCAAATGTTGAATTATTTTACTGTTTTCTTCTCTGTCATATTCAAGTTTTTCCAACAAATATAACAACAATAAAGGTCTTGTACTGTTTCTATCAATGAAATGGTCATTTTCATGCTTCTGGATACTTTCCTCATCTTCTGATGATTTTGAGCTCTACTGGTGCAGTAGATACTGGCTATCTACTGGTTTCATCAGCTACTGGTTTCCTCAGTTACTAGTTTTCAGTGGCTATTGGTTCGGACTCTGCTGCATTTCGGAGTCTACTtcttttctgcacttcagaTTTCAGTAGCGTTGTTTTCAGTAGCACGTTCTCTTGCTTATATCTCTTGATTTGTTAACTTCTGGGCAAATTGatgaacatgaaagttgtagccctttgtCTTGGATTTTCACAGAATCAAGAATCACTCGATTTCAAGTTAGTATGAGGTATGTCCAAAATTCTACTCTGCAGAATTTCAGTGCAAAACCATAGATTTCACCTCAATATATCAGCAACTTATGATCCGATTCAGACTTTGACttttgaatatgatttgtagatcattgtcTTTTCTTCGTAATGCATATTGAATCGTTACATTTGGATAACCAAGCTGCAAGATATGACCCAAATAACAGAACTGCTCAGCGGCTACTGGTTTCTGTTTTTTGCTCATTCGGTTCAGCTCCAGTAGCATCTTTAGACAGCAGTTTGATCTAGATAACATCCGATTTAGTCATACTGGTCTGCAATATGACTTGAAGCTTTTTGAGTTGTCAGTCCAATAGTTTTGGTCACTCGTCATTTGGAACATTGAGCTATGAGATATCATCAAAGCAATTCAGCTCACCAGAAACTAAGTGTGCTGGAATTTTGTTTCACAAGCTTATCACTTCCAAAATGTGCTGTATGACCTACACACTCcaataaatatgttagaaacacaataacaaattttgttatcatcaaaatcaagattgcttgtgTTTAATTATCCAAAAACAACAAATCTTTCAAATCTAATTAAATAAGATAATCATcttctataataatatatttataaaaaaaaaagggtaATGTTGACAAATAAGTAGAAAAAATGATAAGTTAGAGTTAAGAGTCTGATTAATAAATGATGGAGGGCAAAACTGCAAATGGCGTCCCCTTGAcaaaacttatttattttttggattaTTTAATTTCATTGCTGTGGATCGATCTGAGCTCCGGCGAAAACAATGGATCGAACACAGCTTCTTCTGGTGGGTCTTCCCCTCTTCCTCTTCTGCTCCGACATCATACAACTCTTCTCTCCGCCGCCCCCTAAACCCGCCGCCCATCAACACCACCATCATCACCACCACGACGATCCACAGCCACAGATCCGACAGCAACCACCACCCCTAGAGTTCCCTACCCAGGTTATATTTTCCTGAATTTCTTCGGTTATTTAATCGTTCATTGAGAAAGTTATAATCTTTGCTAGATTATAagaaatggatttttaattattgtttttattttggcaGAAAGATAGTGGGATTGGTCATGGGAATACTGTAAGCATCGACTTTTGTTCTTCTTGCTCCTATAggtattttttttccttttcttatCACGGTGATTGATTGTTATGTTAATTAAATCAATAGTTCCTTGACTTcgcttatattttttttttttgtaaatttgtTGATTCTTTTGTTGTTGCGAGACATGTTTTCTTTGAAAAATAGAGGCTTTTGTGCATTTGACAGCAAGCATTTGTTGAGGATTTTTATGGTGACACTCAGTTTTGTGCAGTAATGTTAAAGACGATTAAGTGCTTCTTATAAAAGTAAATAGGGCTGGACAGAGCCTCAACAAGGaaatttttaatgtatttttttaaataaataaatatgttttGTCCATCTTAAATGTATTGAGTCATTGTATGATATATGATATGCTCCTTCTCAGTCAAATATCGGATTGATTGATAATTCACTCTGTTTGCTCCTTCGAATTGAAGAAGGGGAATTGAAAATTGAAAGGGAACTGTGGAAGAACACAGAGAAAAGAAGGGAGAGAAATCCAGTATCATTCTACTACCTGTAATGTGTGTAATGTGATTGTATCACATTTATAACAATCTTGCACACCTAATGACTAAAGCAATTGCTTCTTTACTTCTTCTCTATTAACGCACAATTGTATAAACAAGCCTGCAGATTAGAAGTATGCTTTTTCTCACTTTTTGCATTCTATATTGTGCCTGAGATTATTATTTGGAATGTGAATTCAAAATGCTTTTTTAACTTTTGATTGATTATGAGAATTAGAAAGTGCTCTTTTTTTGATAAGTTCAAAAggcaaatataacatgcttttaTGGTAGTATAGAGTTACATTTGTGGTACTTCTATTTTCTCAGAGGGACAGCAGTGACAATGAAGAACATGTTGGAAAGTCAGTTTCCTGGAATGCACGTTGTTCTTGCCAATTACCCGCCTCCTCTACCGAAACGGTTGTTGAGCAAGGTTGTACCAGTCATTCAATTTGGTGCAATTGGAATTATAGTGGCTGGAGAGCATATATTCCCTCGTCTTGGATTTGCTGCACCCCCTCAATGGTACTATTCCATGCGAGCAAATAGATTTGGAAGTATGGCAAGCATTTGGCTACTTGGAAACTTCCTTCAATCCTTCCTGCAGAGTTCAGGGGCTTTTGAAGTGTATTGTAATGGTGAACTGGTATTATTCCTCTccctttttatatatatatatacttgtgTCAACCTTTTGCTTTCAACTTCATTTTCTTGCTGCTTGTGTAGCTTTGCATGTTGTTGCATCTGATGCTTGAGTTAAAATTAACGTATGGAGGTTttttcaagaacacatatttgAATGACTGAAAGGTTCAAATGTGTTTTACGGCGCATGCTTTGCATATGACAGGTGAATTAAGATTAGAGTATGGATCATCTTCTCTACAGATATGCTTGATGTCAGTTTGTGACTTAAAGGGTCAAGTGTGTTCTTACCGGAAAAAATAACATTTAAGATGTTGGTTCTATTAAATGTTACCCGTGTTAATGTTGGCAGATATATGTTCTGTTCCAATCTCTTCGTGCAATGCACTAAGATAATACGAGTGATTTCTTTTAGCTTAAAAAATAGATCGTTGCATTCCAATGTCTTTGTGCACTGAACTATCATCTTTCAAGTGATTCTCTTAGCTTAGATTAAAAAAAGGTGATTCTTTTATCAAAGTGCTTCTTATTCTTGCGTGCACCTAGAGTTCGGTAGTCGCGGTAGTTTTTGGCACTGAGAGCACGGTAGTTGCAGGTTGTTTGCAGTTTGCAGTTCATATCTGAGTAGATAGATAGTAGCACTCATTCTGGTCTGTATGAGTCCGTTTACTGTGCCTTGTGACTAGATAAATTGCAGCACCCAAACATCTAATGCTTTGACTATAAATTTTGAGTGTGGGTGTTGGGCCAGTCTACCGTTCAATGCCTCAAATGCTgctttttttttggtaattggTATTGTACAATATGCGTATCATTTTTATTGGAAGTACGTTTTTCATTGATACTTGTGCTACCATGTTTTGAATGCATCAAGTGTAAGCATGCTAAGCCTCGTTATTAaggattttattattatggacCGTATGCCCAATAGTTTCAAGATCATGGAAGAATCTAGATGTGTGAGGGAAGGGACATAAAATGTGGAGTCGTAGCTTGTTGGAGGCATTCGGTTAATTAGTTTACTCGAGTGTTTTCTAGCTTAGCTAGGGTAAGGTGGAGAGAACACATATACAGAGGAAACTCTTGTTATATCCATTTATATTTCAATACATATTCAATTTACAGTATAATGGCATCTTTTTGCTCTGTCCATTCGCATTTCAACAAGAAGTTACTTGAGGAGTGCAACACTCAAGTTGTATGTACAAGTGGCTTAAAAATTGCCCATTCATTTAGTTACTCTTCAAGGCTACCATGATATCTCTAATGCTGCGATCTGTTCAGTTCTGATGGATGAACAAATGGCGTACAGTTCTATTTTGATTTCATGCCAACTACTGAGTAAGTAAATGACAATTATCTTTTATCTTCTGCTCATCATCTCACTCAATGCAGGTGTTCTCAAAGATAAAGGAGAGCAGGTTCCCGGGTGAAATTGAGCTGAAAGATCTTGTTGGCAGAAGGATCGCAAATTCCAGAGTGATGGGGGGACTTTAACGACCGCGTTGGTCGTAGAAGGTTGGAGTCAGAGGTGGCATGTTTTCGGATTTAAAAGCGCATCCAACCAAAAAGAAATTTTAGTTCCTTTAGAAGCAATGATTTTGTTTCGTGGAGTCTCATCTGTGTGAGTTGTGGTTAACTTGTTAACAGAACAAACAACTGCAACTAAAACATTCTAAGTTAAAGTTTCTGTCTTATACAAATCAAGTTGAGACGGCACACTGTTTATGAAAGTACTTTGTCTTTCATCGAAATGTATTTGAAATGTGGAGATTTTGGGGGCCATAATCCATAAACTAGTTTGATCAACTATTACTCCTTCCTTCCCATACTAATAGGTAAATGTATTTTCAGTTCACACATATTAACCTTATTTAATGAAGATtttaatagaataaaataattgtacaagtagttaattatattaatttaataaagatAAATTAGTAAAAGAATATGAGagatatattaaatattaaaactaagttatatatttgaaacggaagaaaaaagaaatataaattaaacGAGTTAAACTAAGAGCAGCTCCAACGCTGCGCACCATTTTAGCGCAGCAAAGGAGCTCCAATGGGGGCGCTAAATGCTGCGCTATTTTAGCGCGCCCCCCAACCTTCGCGGCTGCCAAATTTGGTgcaaagattttatttttttttaaaattttttttattatcatttatttgtttttaaatatacttaaatattatttaaatatttttggtattattataataactaaatattattaaaaaaaattaatatataatcatttaatgtaatcaataaataattattattaatttaatttaatttaatttttaacatttaattaattattaaataattattttataaataattgtATTTTGTAATGCAAATGTAaatatttaaactataaatataaattggacTACAAATATAAAATTCGAATACATAAAAGAATACAACTAGTTGacaattaaaatacaaatacaaacTGAAATACATAATGAAACTAAAAATACgtatgtaaaaatatttattaacgataaaatatttttttataatcgcaaaattaattatatagtttgtaaaaatatattgaataaaattaattaatatatatgaaATAAAAGAAATATTCCGAGAATATTCCTTTTGATGTAAGATTTGGTGTAAATGGGTTGGAGATGGATATTGTGTTTGGTGCAGAAATTGCACTATTTTAGTGCAAAAGTTGCACCAAAATAATGTTTGTGGTTGGAGATGGCCTAAGGGAGTAATATTTTACAAGTTTACATATGcacattttgattttgaaaaaaacatATGAATTACTCCTGGATTGGGCATCACAAATTATACAATATTTGTAAAATTGAGTAGTAGCCTACAAGAGACCACACAAGCGTGGCTTTGAACAAATTTGTCTTCCATTTGACTTAATTATTGACACCAATCCAGCAGTTAAACCAGCACAGATAATTGAAGATAGTATGTGCTGCGCATTTCGTCCCGCTGccaaagaaaaaaacaaaaacaaaaacaaacataGCAAGATAAACGCTAAAAGAACTTTACGGTTGTAGATGTCATTCCACAATATGATAAATATGTTGAATACCTTGATTTAATGTGATTGATGTCGCCGTCAATCCTCCTATTACTAAAGCTGATGCGACAGGAAGATACTGTATAGTTTTTAATGGAGGGAAGTAAAGGACTCCGTCAGCAAGGTTGAAAGAACAATAAGCAAGACACGAGAAAGGGAGATGATTGTGAGTAACATGCGCCATTGGAGCGTGAGATGCACATTTTACTTGTGCAATCCATACGCCACGATAAACAAATGCACGTCGTGTCTCGTGTGGTCTAAATAAATCTTACAGTCATGGAACATATGACTAACCAAAGCCAATGTAAAAAGATTAGTTGAAGGTAACTTGTCGAAGAGGTATTGACTTACCGAGAGGGTGTCAAATCCTTTATGCTGGAAAGGGGAGCGACCATTCCTGCTCACAGTGTAGCGgccaatgataagatctatcGCATCCTGTGttgtacatttttttttttttggttaaaaTCTAATCTAGATTTAAATACTTGAACTTTTTGATAAGTAAATAAAATATCCGACGATCGAAAAACATTTTGGTTGGCTTGCCTGTCGAACTCCATCTTGAAAATTGTTTAGATAATATCTTGAGATGGCACTCATCCCATCTTTGATGATACCTGCCATTGTCTGCTTGCCGTATCTGCAATAGAAGTAAAAGACAAGGCTCTAAATTATATTCGTTTGCTTGATAAACGTGGCACAGCATTGCAAATTATATTCGTTTGCTTGATAAACGTGGCACAGCATTGCAAAAATAGCAGTTTTCAATTGTCACCTCACAAGGTCACGTTTCAGTGCATGAGTACCTGAGTACTCGAGACTTATCTCATCACCTTGGTCCACCCATACTGTTACAAAAAACACAGGGTTGAGCACAAGCAAAAACAAATTCTACTCATAGTTAATCATGCAAGTATTGATTATCTGTAGTCCATACAAGTTTTGAAGAGTTCAAAATCTTCGGTAAACATTGAAATACACTCAGTTGAGGATAGTGAACCGACTCTCTGCAGTTGAAAAGTTAAAGACTTTTGAGCAAGGTAGCTCTGCAAgcgaaaatcaaacatatcattTGCAAATTCTAGGAAAGATGGGCGATCACTCGCAATCAACGAAAAAAGAAACTGATGAGTTAACCTGTGTAACATTTGTTCTGTCAAGGCAATCAATGCAGTTAGACCTAATTACTCCCCCTTGTTCGGTGAGAATCTTCCCTTCAGAATCTAGAAGGAAGTATCTGCTCAGCTAGAATAGCAAGTATTAAAAGAGTACTAAGAAGAATCAAAATGATAAAACTGATGAGCACCATTTCCGGAATAAGGAAAAAGTACCATGTTAACAAAGCCAGTTCTCACCCTTGCTTCTCAAAGTCTTCCGAAATTTCGTCGTACAGAAGTTGCATATTATCGAACCTCCCATTGCCACAAGTTTGGTGGAAATCAAATGAAACATATCTGGAGAAACAGTATGTAAATGTAATTCACTAGTGAGCTACCCAATTTGGATGAAATATCAACACGATAATATCATACTCATAATTGAAACTGAAATACAGATTTATATTCTTTCAGAAACAATAAATACATTAAGATTTCCATGTTTCCAACACACCTTACGTTAGGAAGCATTTGCATTTGTTCTGCATAAGCTGCACTTAACAAGCCTTCATCACCTTGCTACAAAATGAAAACGAGGACTTAGGAGAAGTTGGCCAGAACAATTTTTCTATAATATACGCTAAGAACCGGAAAACTTTCTGACGCAAAATATGGATCAACGATAAGTGTAGTTACCTCTAAAACATTAGTAGGATAACCTCATTTGAGGTCATTACCAGAGTATGCACGCTATATTGTCATTCACTCACACAACTTAATTAACCAATAGAAAAAAACAGAAGAATATCGTTATTACAGAACTAAGCATTAATTGAATAGTGTTGATTGAAACAAGAATGCAAAAGATTTGTCTTGTGAAAAGTTTATGATTTTGGATGTTATGGAACACAACAATCAAACAAACAATCTTATTACACCCACAACATTCGATGATTGAGAGGGTATCCACAAAAATCCAACCTTATCTGTCAGATCAACTGCAACACATCCTCCGTATCGTAGCAATAGATCATTAAAATGACGCTCCACAACTTTTGACTGAAATTACAACATAAAAATGAAAATCAAGAACACGCCAATCAGGTCAAAATACCAAAAATGAAAAGGAAATTATAGAGCGGTTATATAAGTAAATTTCATAAGGTATGTAGAAAATTCATAAGGCATGCACTTCCATACTGTCTGCTCATGGCTAATGATGTTAAGTCGTGGTTTATAGCTCAAATCAACAATCTGCTCCCAGAGAAGTGGAATCGACCCCCGAACCTGAGAACCACATATCATATGATCTTGCCAACAGTTGAAACACATCAAATATTAGGCGTGTGCTGCAGAACTTTACAAGATTAGTTAGCATGTGTCATATGTTCAATAGCTTGTGGAGTGAAAAAGGTGGTCATATGAGTTAGATATGTTCTCCTTTCATTTAAACAGGTGGTTATTACATCAGATTTAATATTAGGAAATATGATAGTTGATGCCTTCCACTTGAAAGCATGTAAGAACTGATACAAACCTGTAGAAAAGAGAATTTATAACCTTCATATTCCAGCACTTGCTCTGTTTCTATGAAATTGGCAGTATCCCCTTCTAGATTGGCTCCTCTTCTCCACATCCTCGTCCCTAAACATAATAGTCCATATCATTGTACCTCAAACAAGTTGCTGAGATCCAACtaaactaaaatattttttttcttgtagGTACCTAGTCGCCGCGTACACCTCcttgaaattaattttataacaGCAGGTGAATTTTTCAGCTTCATCTCTCCAGTCTGGAAGCTTGAGTATTCGTCAAGTAAAACTTAATCATTTCTATCTAAAATTAGATTTCTTTGTTGGTCGCAATTAACAGTTAGAGATTGGCAAATAGAGACATAGGTGGGGGGGAGGGGAACGTGGCTGAGGATATTTCCTTGTAATAGGGGGATGA
It encodes:
- the LOC140890413 gene encoding selT-like protein, with the protein product MDRTQLLLVGLPLFLFCSDIIQLFSPPPPKPAAHQHHHHHHHDDPQPQIRQQPPPLEFPTQKDSGIGHGNTVSIDFCSSCSYRGTAVTMKNMLESQFPGMHVVLANYPPPLPKRLLSKVVPVIQFGAIGIIVAGEHIFPRLGFAAPPQWYYSMRANRFGSMASIWLLGNFLQSFLQSSGAFEVYCNGELVFSKIKESRFPGEIELKDLVGRRIANSRVMGGL
- the LOC140886862 gene encoding phosphoinositide phosphatase SAC8 isoform X2 — its product is MDAENRSNSASASHFKLWSELELREFADKFVIKDVESPDQGFSVSRLDGSIDKLQGIDPSESPSKVSTIYGVAGTIRLLSGMHVLVITSKKEVGTYLGFPVFMVTSMKFLSCNESSRFLTSQEKSDEDYFLTLLKVVEATRGLYYSYETDITLNLQRRFKLARGWMSKPIWKQGDPRFVWNWNVIEELIENKLDGFIIPLLQGSFQTGEMKLKNSPAVIKLISRRCTRRLGTRMWRRGANLEGDTANFIETEQVLEYEGYKFSFLQVRGSIPLLWEQIVDLSYKPRLNIISHEQTSKVVERHFNDLLLRYGGCVAVDLTDKQGDEGLLSAAYAEQMQMLPNVRYVSFDFHQTCGNGRFDNMQLLYDEISEDFEKQGYFLLDSEGKILTEQGGVIRSNCIDCLDRTNVTQSYLAQKSLTFQLQRVGSLSSTELWVDQGDEISLEYSGTHALKRDLVRYGKQTMAGIIKDGMSAISRYYLNNFQDGVRQDAIDLIIGRYTVSRNGRSPFQHKGFDTLSYLPVASALVIGGLTATSITLNQAGRNAQHILSSIICAGLTAGLVSIIKSNGRQICSKPRLCGLL
- the LOC140886862 gene encoding phosphoinositide phosphatase SAC8 isoform X1, translated to MDAENRSNSASASHFKLWSELELREFADKFVIKDVESPDQGFSVSRLDGSIDKLQGIDPSESPSKVSTIYGVAGTIRLLSGMHVLVITSKKEVGTYLGFPVFMVTSMKFLSCNESSRFLTSQEKSDEDYFLTLLKVVEATRGLYYSYETDITLNLQRRFKLARGWMSKPIWKQGDPRFVWNWNVIEELIENKLDGFIIPLLQGSFQTGEMKLKNSPAVIKLISRRCTRRLGTRMWRRGANLEGDTANFIETEQVLEYEGYKFSFLQVRGSIPLLWEQIVDLSYKPRLNIISHEQTSKVVERHFNDLLLRYGGCVAVDLTDKQGDEGLLSAAYAEQMQMLPNVRYVSFDFHQTCGNGRFDNMQLLYDEISEDFEKQGYFLLDSEGKILTEQGGVIRSNCIDCLDRTNVTQSYLAQKSLTFQLQRVGSLSSTECISMFTEDFELFKTLWVDQGDEISLEYSGTHALKRDLVRYGKQTMAGIIKDGMSAISRYYLNNFQDGVRQDAIDLIIGRYTVSRNGRSPFQHKGFDTLSYLPVASALVIGGLTATSITLNQAGRNAQHILSSIICAGLTAGLVSIIKSNGRQICSKPRLCGLL